In a genomic window of Shouchella clausii:
- a CDS encoding DUF58 domain-containing protein: MKRVKPFVYFAFRWLIVLFILAATFVFGMFQGGFVSWFLFYSVVIVFVCSCLVSFLSLFGVKATRYISKQELRTGEGFNVDVTISRPRLLPFFYYEASDTIPASILAERHEAIFFFTLKKELRFSYEAKALQRGEQQFGQLVVTANDLFGLIRVKKRIPIHTELLVYPAYYHVKHGLGIVGASHVAKQLKKNYEDHAVSGVRPYVAGDRMAQIDWKRSAGVVGLVTKEFETDQSEEISLFLLPSTVETELEKEWFEESVSWAASLAATFVSARTEVVLHTYPNRWNQLPLNERTWKSGLRLLAKVKPLKTKKQAPLPPNLQLLGGVTLLITPQIEENTIRLVRQLEKRKTLVFVAAAAPVGEWEQEQFKRLKAQLFHPQFEEGKRRSADDA; encoded by the coding sequence ATGAAACGAGTAAAGCCATTTGTTTATTTTGCTTTCCGATGGTTGATTGTCCTGTTTATTCTTGCTGCTACCTTTGTCTTTGGCATGTTCCAAGGCGGCTTTGTCAGTTGGTTTTTGTTTTACAGTGTCGTCATTGTGTTTGTCTGTTCATGTCTTGTTTCTTTTCTTTCCTTGTTTGGAGTGAAGGCCACGCGCTATATATCGAAACAGGAGCTACGAACAGGTGAAGGATTTAACGTAGATGTAACGATCTCAAGGCCACGGTTGCTTCCATTTTTTTATTATGAAGCAAGTGACACCATTCCTGCTTCTATATTGGCAGAGCGGCATGAAGCGATTTTCTTTTTCACGTTAAAAAAAGAGCTGCGTTTTTCATATGAGGCCAAAGCGTTGCAACGAGGGGAACAACAATTTGGCCAACTCGTTGTAACAGCAAATGATTTGTTCGGCCTTATCCGCGTTAAAAAAAGGATTCCCATTCATACGGAGTTGCTTGTCTATCCTGCTTATTACCATGTAAAGCACGGCTTAGGGATAGTCGGCGCTTCCCATGTTGCCAAGCAATTAAAAAAGAACTATGAGGACCATGCTGTTTCTGGCGTACGCCCCTATGTGGCAGGCGACCGCATGGCGCAAATTGATTGGAAGCGCTCGGCAGGTGTAGTAGGGCTCGTCACAAAAGAGTTTGAAACGGACCAGAGCGAAGAAATATCGTTATTTTTATTGCCAAGCACAGTGGAAACAGAGTTAGAAAAAGAATGGTTTGAAGAAAGTGTGAGTTGGGCCGCATCTTTGGCAGCCACTTTTGTGTCAGCACGTACGGAGGTTGTTTTGCACACGTATCCAAATCGTTGGAATCAGCTGCCACTTAATGAGCGAACATGGAAATCAGGCCTGCGCTTGCTTGCCAAAGTGAAGCCGCTGAAAACGAAAAAGCAAGCCCCACTTCCTCCTAATCTTCAGCTACTAGGAGGGGTGACTCTATTGATAACGCCACAAATAGAGGAGAACACGATTCGTTTAGTACGTCAGCTTGAAAAGCGTAAAACGCTTGTGTTTGTTGCTGCTGCCGCTCCGGTTGGCGAGTGGGAACAGGAGCAGTTTAAGCGGTTAAAGGCACAGCTTTTCCATCCCCAGTTTGAGGAGGGCAAGAGGCGAAGTGCGGATGATGCATAA
- a CDS encoding AAA family ATPase, which produces MTTSTAKIDEIIENVEKVMIGKRAEIRLSLVALLAGGHVLLEDVPGVGKTVFVKAMAKTINGSFKRIQFTPDLLPSDVTGVSIYNQNKQAFEFRPGPVMANVVLADEINRTSPKTQSALLEALEEGNVTVDGETMVIHSPFFVMATQNPVEYSGTFPLPEAQLDRFLVRISLGYPTIEEELELLGRVEQKHPIEDLEAVVTLDEISALQQEVKNIYIDGYVKEYLVNIVHATRTSGKIELGASPRASIALMRTSQAYALIMGRDFVAPDDVKAVAPYVLGHRIRLHHDVLMREEAADEVLADLIKQIRVPVERKRHAT; this is translated from the coding sequence TTGACTACAAGCACAGCTAAAATAGATGAGATCATTGAAAATGTTGAAAAAGTGATGATTGGCAAACGAGCGGAAATCCGTCTTAGTCTTGTCGCCTTGCTTGCAGGGGGGCATGTGCTTCTTGAAGATGTGCCTGGTGTTGGCAAAACCGTTTTTGTTAAAGCAATGGCGAAAACAATTAACGGCTCGTTCAAGCGAATTCAGTTTACTCCCGACTTACTGCCGTCGGATGTGACGGGCGTATCGATTTACAATCAAAACAAGCAAGCGTTTGAGTTTCGTCCTGGCCCAGTTATGGCGAATGTCGTGCTTGCCGATGAAATTAACCGTACGTCGCCTAAAACCCAATCGGCTTTGCTGGAGGCACTAGAAGAAGGAAACGTCACCGTTGACGGAGAGACGATGGTCATCCATTCGCCTTTTTTTGTAATGGCGACTCAGAACCCTGTTGAATACTCTGGAACATTCCCTCTGCCAGAAGCGCAACTGGACCGGTTTTTAGTCAGAATTAGCTTAGGCTACCCAACGATTGAAGAAGAGCTGGAACTTTTAGGGCGTGTTGAGCAGAAGCATCCAATTGAGGATCTAGAAGCGGTCGTGACACTTGATGAAATTTCCGCTTTGCAGCAAGAAGTCAAAAACATTTACATCGATGGGTATGTCAAAGAGTATTTAGTAAACATCGTCCATGCCACCAGAACAAGCGGAAAGATTGAACTAGGCGCAAGTCCTCGCGCTTCCATTGCACTGATGCGGACAAGCCAAGCTTATGCGCTCATTATGGGTCGTGATTTTGTTGCTCCTGATGACGTTAAAGCTGTTGCTCCCTATGTACTAGGGCATCGAATTCGACTGCACCATGATGTGCTCATGCGTGAAGAAGCCGCTGATGAGGTACTGGCTGATCTGATAAAACAAATCCGCGTTCCAGTAGAGCGGAAAAGGCATGCAACCTAA
- a CDS encoding thioredoxin family protein: MEVNKETLLHIYNHYIPSGDAVQEMELLQGKGLKAVVLTADWCGDAMVNVPIFLKLAQTALMDVRFLIRDENLELMDQYLTNGRARSIPIIVFFDREGKEAGKWGPRAGEIEARVTEWKKQLPDPETDAYKEAFKTELIPKTRKLFQQKETWDKIEADMLRTMSQL, from the coding sequence ATGGAAGTAAACAAAGAGACGTTGCTTCACATATACAATCACTACATCCCTAGCGGAGACGCCGTGCAAGAAATGGAGCTCCTCCAAGGGAAAGGCTTGAAAGCCGTTGTGCTTACCGCTGATTGGTGCGGGGATGCGATGGTAAACGTGCCGATTTTTCTTAAATTGGCGCAAACGGCTTTAATGGATGTGCGTTTTTTAATCCGCGATGAAAACCTTGAGTTGATGGACCAGTACTTAACCAATGGCCGTGCTCGATCAATTCCGATTATCGTCTTTTTCGATAGAGAAGGAAAAGAAGCAGGCAAATGGGGGCCGCGAGCTGGCGAGATAGAGGCTCGTGTAACCGAATGGAAAAAGCAGCTTCCTGATCCTGAAACGGACGCCTATAAAGAAGCGTTTAAGACAGAACTGATCCCGAAAACGCGAAAGCTGTTCCAGCAAAAAGAGACTTGGGATAAAATTGAAGCAGACATGCTGCGAACAATGTCGCAACTGTAA